In one Candidatus Hydrogenedentota bacterium genomic region, the following are encoded:
- the ilvB gene encoding biosynthetic-type acetolactate synthase large subunit, whose amino-acid sequence MSGADMAVQVLADEGVDTVFGYSGGAILPTYDAIFKFNASHPKNEQIRLIVPANEQGAGFMAAGYARASGKVGVFVVTSGPGATNCVTPIRDCMADSIPVVLICGQVPRAAIGSDAFQEAPVFNIMSACAKHVFLLKNENEIEETIRTAFHIARSGRPGPVVVDLPKDVQLHQAPFKGKGLLKFRGFDKRMTEANASRISPENAAEFFKQLGSSDRPLIYAGGGVINSNAANELRAFANEFQIPVVTTLMGLGSVDTTNELSLHMLGMHGAAYANYAVEDCDMIVAVGSRFDDRVAGKVKEFAPKARYIAHIDVDAAELGKVKAFTWSHAGDAGVTLRDLSEAGKKLKFRKDYSKWIAHVHALKAAHAMSYKKETDLIQPQYVIEVLNSITKGNAIVSTGVGQHQMWAAQFFDFHEPRSWLTSGSMGTMGFGLPAAIGAQFAKPDRIVIDVDGDGSLRMNLGELETATTYDCPVKVLLLNNLGDGMVRQWQQTYYENRFSGSDKSLHKKDFVKCAQADGFEFAERLSDKSKVKETLERFVKHKGPAFLEVMIDQNAHVYPMVGPGMGYKEMVTGPYIKPRKPELSEIKKGDEHVDPTQTPELF is encoded by the coding sequence ATGTCGGGTGCGGATATGGCGGTGCAGGTTCTCGCGGACGAGGGCGTGGACACGGTATTCGGTTACAGCGGCGGGGCAATCCTTCCGACGTATGACGCCATCTTCAAGTTCAACGCGAGCCACCCGAAGAACGAGCAGATTCGGCTTATCGTGCCGGCGAACGAGCAGGGCGCGGGGTTCATGGCGGCGGGGTACGCGCGCGCCAGCGGCAAGGTGGGTGTGTTCGTCGTCACGTCCGGGCCGGGGGCGACGAATTGCGTCACGCCGATTCGCGATTGCATGGCGGACTCGATTCCGGTCGTACTGATTTGCGGGCAAGTGCCGCGCGCGGCGATTGGGTCGGACGCGTTCCAGGAAGCGCCGGTCTTCAACATCATGAGCGCATGCGCCAAACACGTGTTCCTGCTGAAGAACGAGAACGAAATCGAAGAAACGATTCGCACGGCGTTTCACATCGCGCGGAGCGGGCGCCCCGGACCGGTTGTCGTCGACCTCCCGAAGGACGTCCAGTTGCACCAGGCGCCGTTCAAAGGCAAGGGCCTGCTCAAATTCCGCGGGTTCGACAAGCGAATGACCGAAGCGAACGCATCGCGCATCTCGCCGGAGAACGCGGCTGAATTTTTCAAACAGCTCGGCAGCTCTGACCGTCCCCTGATCTACGCGGGTGGCGGCGTCATCAACAGCAATGCCGCGAACGAACTGCGCGCCTTTGCGAACGAGTTCCAGATTCCCGTCGTGACGACGCTGATGGGCCTCGGCTCGGTGGACACGACGAACGAACTGTCGCTACACATGCTCGGCATGCACGGCGCGGCGTACGCGAACTATGCGGTCGAAGATTGCGACATGATCGTCGCCGTCGGGTCGCGGTTCGACGATCGCGTGGCGGGCAAGGTGAAGGAATTCGCGCCGAAAGCGCGGTATATCGCCCACATCGACGTGGACGCCGCCGAACTCGGCAAGGTGAAGGCGTTCACGTGGAGCCACGCGGGCGACGCGGGCGTGACGCTGCGCGACCTGTCCGAAGCGGGGAAGAAACTGAAGTTCCGCAAGGACTATTCGAAGTGGATCGCGCACGTGCACGCATTGAAGGCGGCGCACGCGATGAGCTACAAGAAAGAGACCGACCTTATTCAGCCACAGTACGTGATCGAGGTGTTGAATTCGATCACGAAGGGCAACGCGATTGTCTCGACGGGCGTTGGCCAGCACCAGATGTGGGCGGCGCAGTTCTTCGATTTCCACGAGCCGCGGTCGTGGCTCACTTCGGGAAGCATGGGCACGATGGGGTTTGGTTTGCCCGCGGCCATCGGCGCGCAATTCGCCAAACCGGACCGCATCGTCATCGATGTCGACGGTGACGGAAGCCTGCGTATGAACCTGGGCGAACTCGAGACGGCAACAACCTACGATTGTCCGGTGAAGGTGCTGCTGTTGAACAATCTTGGCGACGGGATGGTGCGGCAGTGGCAGCAGACGTATTACGAGAACAGGTTCTCTGGCAGCGACAAATCGCTGCACAAGAAGGATTTCGTGAAGTGCGCGCAGGCGGACGGGTTCGAGTTTGCCGAGCGGTTGAGCGACAAGTCGAAGGTGAAGGAAACGCTCGAACGTTTCGTGAAGCATAAGGGCCCGGCGTTTCTCGAAGTCATGATCGATCAGAATGCGCACGTCTACCCGATGGTCGGCCCAGGTATGGGTTACAAAGAAATGGTGACCGGCCCGTACATCAAACCGCGCAAACCGGAATTGTCCGAAATCAAGAAGGGCGACGAGCACGTCGACCCGACACAAACACCGGAACTGTTCTGA
- a CDS encoding deoxyribodipyrimidine photo-lyase, which translates to MAATVVWFRLDLRVEDNPALHAAVRRGAPVVPLFIWAPEDEGAWAPGSASRYWLNQSLASLSTSVKELGSRLILRTAGTAKDALDAVIAETKADAVYWNRRYEPARIARDSAIKTALTKRGIAVESFNSALLFEPWEIRNKQGGPFQVFTPFWKACLKASAHPEPIATPTRLPAPSRWPRSEALERFELEPRVDWAAGIREKWRAGEAGAHQQLDRFLNDIAAYREDRDRPDRVGTSRLSPHLHFGEIGPRQVWHAVREHGATATARGVARGEETYLEEVGWREFAHHLLFHFPHTTDNPLREKFARFPWANNRAHLRAWQKGQTGYPIVDAGMRELWRTGWMHNRVRMIVASFLTKDLLIPWHEGAKWFWDTLVDADLASNTLGWQWTAGCGADAAPYFRIFNPTSQGMKFDPNGDYVRQWTPELAKLDAKWIHNPNGAPSDVLRKADVSLGTTYPKPIIDHGEARARALEAFAAIRA; encoded by the coding sequence ATGGCTGCAACCGTTGTCTGGTTTCGATTGGACTTGCGCGTGGAGGACAATCCGGCGCTGCACGCCGCTGTTCGGCGCGGCGCGCCGGTGGTGCCGTTGTTCATTTGGGCGCCAGAGGATGAGGGCGCTTGGGCGCCGGGCAGCGCGAGCCGATACTGGCTGAACCAGTCGCTTGCTTCGCTCTCGACCAGCGTAAAAGAGTTGGGGTCGCGGCTGATTCTGCGCACGGCTGGAACGGCAAAGGACGCGCTGGACGCGGTCATCGCGGAAACGAAAGCGGATGCGGTGTATTGGAACCGGCGGTACGAGCCGGCACGAATCGCGCGTGACTCGGCGATCAAGACGGCGTTGACCAAACGCGGAATCGCGGTCGAAAGTTTCAACAGCGCGTTGTTGTTCGAGCCATGGGAAATCCGGAACAAACAGGGCGGGCCATTCCAAGTGTTCACGCCGTTCTGGAAGGCATGCCTAAAAGCGAGTGCGCATCCGGAACCAATTGCGACGCCAACGAGATTGCCGGCGCCATCTCGTTGGCCGAGGTCCGAGGCACTGGAGAGATTCGAACTTGAACCGCGCGTCGATTGGGCAGCGGGCATTCGCGAGAAGTGGCGGGCGGGCGAAGCGGGCGCACATCAACAACTCGATCGATTCTTGAATGACATTGCTGCATACCGCGAGGATCGAGACCGCCCCGATCGTGTAGGCACGTCACGGCTTTCGCCGCACCTTCATTTTGGCGAGATTGGCCCGCGGCAAGTCTGGCATGCGGTGCGGGAGCACGGCGCGACCGCGACAGCGAGAGGCGTTGCGCGCGGCGAAGAAACGTACTTGGAGGAGGTGGGTTGGCGCGAGTTCGCCCACCATCTGCTGTTTCATTTTCCGCACACGACGGACAATCCATTGCGCGAGAAATTTGCGCGGTTTCCATGGGCGAATAACCGCGCGCACTTGCGGGCGTGGCAGAAAGGGCAGACCGGCTACCCAATCGTCGACGCGGGTATGCGCGAGTTGTGGCGCACGGGTTGGATGCACAACCGTGTGCGGATGATCGTCGCGTCGTTCTTGACGAAAGACCTGCTGATTCCGTGGCATGAAGGCGCGAAATGGTTTTGGGATACGCTGGTGGACGCGGACCTTGCGAGCAACACGCTGGGCTGGCAATGGACGGCGGGGTGCGGTGCGGATGCGGCGCCGTATTTCCGCATCTTCAATCCGACGAGCCAGGGTATGAAATTCGATCCGAATGGCGATTATGTACGGCAATGGACGCCGGAGCTGGCGAAACTCGATGCGAAGTGGATTCACAATCCGAACGGAGCGCCAAGTGACGTGTTGCGCAAAGCAGACGTATCCTTGGGCACGACGTATCCGAAGCCAATAATCGATCATGGCGAGGCGCGGGCGCGGGCTTTGGAGGCGTTTGCGGCAATAAGGGCGTAG
- a CDS encoding SBBP repeat-containing protein — MWAKLIGGPAHELYYFGPTVAVDPYGNVVVAGTFEESIDCAGSATLISAGEWDVFVCKLDSSGNLMWAKSFGGLSWEHVLNVAVDQEGNIYTTGSFFDTGDFDPGPGVENLVSRGGVDVFVSKLTSNGEFVWARSFGSGGYDEGRSLAADPNGNVLITGRFDYTVDFDPGPGGFNLRSAGQDDIFISKLDEQGNFLWAKRLGGPFAEFPLLRTAVATDSDGNAFVTGRFKHTADFEFGATTGTVTSAGEYDVFVWKLDSSGECLWVKTMGGVGEDEGGSLAVDSAGYICILGRFRSWADFDPGPEIAGLSSVHSDIFICVLDNSGNFEWAAQLGADTGNYEAGKCVAVDPHGNVLITGQFSNTVDFDPGPAIANLNGSPYGSSFVWKLVVAPCVVSSVRNTASPTRAANVGFTVVFNQPVMGVDITDFALTTSGGITAASILGVSGSQTSRNVTVNTGSGDGTIRLDLVDNDSIVNADSMPLGGTGPGNGTFTMGESYVIDKTGPTSALSSSATNPTIAPITVDVFLSETSTNFILDDIAVTNATASGFTGNGSTYSFTLTPIANGPFTAQIPAGSFTDVAGNGNMASNELNYTYATTDGMISIGPPNPNVTKAGPVVYLVTYTGANAINLNDSHVTLNTTGTATGTITTSVAGPDLRMVTITNISGTGSLGISIAAGTATDAFGNIAPAAGPSATFVVDNTAPTIVIGTPSLSTTSTGPVFYPVTYTGADTITLGNSDIVLNSTGTATGTVVVSGSGLDSRTVAIWDISGDGTLGISISPETAADALGNLSDAAGPSTAVVVDSNAPALPVTPWHIGIVLLTALLVRTFLSRELVRKP, encoded by the coding sequence GTGTGGGCCAAGTTGATAGGCGGTCCGGCGCACGAACTTTACTACTTTGGACCCACGGTCGCCGTGGATCCTTATGGAAATGTAGTAGTCGCCGGTACTTTCGAAGAATCGATAGACTGCGCTGGTTCCGCCACCTTGATATCTGCCGGAGAGTGGGATGTCTTTGTCTGCAAGTTGGACAGTTCGGGCAATCTAATGTGGGCAAAATCGTTCGGCGGCCTCTCTTGGGAACACGTGCTGAATGTTGCGGTCGATCAGGAGGGCAATATCTATACCACGGGATCGTTTTTCGACACCGGAGATTTTGACCCCGGCCCCGGTGTTGAAAATCTGGTTTCTCGGGGCGGAGTTGATGTCTTCGTCAGCAAGTTGACCAGCAATGGAGAGTTCGTTTGGGCGAGGAGCTTTGGCTCTGGAGGCTATGATGAAGGGCGTTCATTAGCTGCCGATCCTAACGGCAACGTTCTGATCACTGGACGATTCGATTACACGGTTGATTTTGACCCGGGTCCGGGTGGATTCAATCTAAGGTCTGCTGGACAAGACGATATTTTCATTTCCAAACTAGACGAACAAGGAAACTTCCTGTGGGCCAAGCGACTGGGTGGTCCCTTCGCTGAGTTTCCCTTGCTCAGAACTGCGGTAGCAACGGATTCTGACGGCAACGCGTTCGTTACAGGCAGATTCAAACACACTGCGGATTTTGAATTTGGAGCGACGACCGGAACCGTAACTTCGGCCGGCGAATATGACGTTTTTGTTTGGAAGTTGGATAGTTCTGGCGAATGCTTGTGGGTCAAGACCATGGGGGGGGTGGGCGAAGACGAAGGCGGAAGTCTGGCGGTCGATTCGGCGGGCTACATATGTATTCTGGGACGATTTAGAAGTTGGGCGGATTTCGATCCCGGCCCGGAAATAGCTGGGCTATCATCTGTCCATAGTGACATTTTCATATGCGTGCTGGATAATTCGGGGAATTTTGAGTGGGCGGCGCAATTGGGCGCTGACACAGGCAACTATGAAGCGGGAAAATGTGTGGCGGTAGACCCGCATGGCAACGTACTGATTACCGGGCAATTTTCAAATACGGTAGATTTCGATCCCGGTCCAGCTATAGCGAACCTAAATGGCAGTCCATACGGAAGCAGCTTCGTTTGGAAACTTGTGGTAGCACCTTGTGTCGTTTCCTCGGTGCGCAATACCGCAAGTCCTACAAGAGCGGCGAATGTAGGCTTCACGGTGGTATTCAATCAGCCTGTCATGGGAGTCGATATTACGGACTTCGCTTTAACTACATCAGGTGGAATTACAGCAGCGTCTATTCTTGGCGTATCAGGCAGCCAGACATCCAGAAACGTTACCGTCAATACCGGCAGTGGCGACGGTACGATACGCCTTGACCTCGTAGATAACGATAGCATCGTTAACGCTGACTCGATGCCATTGGGCGGGACCGGCCCCGGCAATGGCACCTTTACGATGGGCGAGTCGTACGTAATCGACAAGACCGGACCCACAAGTGCCTTGAGTTCCTCTGCTACCAATCCAACTATCGCACCCATCACGGTTGATGTATTTCTATCCGAAACCAGCACAAACTTTATACTCGACGATATTGCGGTGACGAACGCGACGGCGAGTGGTTTCACCGGCAATGGCTCGACATACAGCTTCACGCTCACCCCCATCGCGAACGGACCATTTACCGCACAGATACCCGCAGGTTCCTTCACTGACGTGGCGGGCAACGGCAATATGGCGTCGAATGAGTTGAACTACACGTACGCAACGACAGACGGAATGATTTCGATTGGCCCGCCAAATCCGAATGTTACGAAAGCTGGGCCCGTCGTTTACCTCGTGACGTACACCGGCGCCAACGCCATTAACTTGAACGATAGCCACGTGACTTTGAACACGACCGGCACAGCGACCGGTACTATCACTACTTCAGTCGCCGGACCGGATCTGCGGATGGTTACCATCACTAACATATCAGGCACGGGCTCGCTCGGCATATCCATCGCCGCGGGCACCGCAACGGACGCGTTCGGGAATATTGCGCCCGCCGCAGGACCCAGCGCGACTTTCGTTGTTGACAATACGGCGCCGACAATCGTTATAGGTACTCCGTCACTATCCACGACGAGCACCGGCCCGGTTTTCTACCCGGTAACCTATACCGGCGCGGACACAATCACCCTGGGCAATAGCGACATCGTTTTGAACTCAACGGGAACCGCGACTGGAACGGTTGTAGTTAGCGGATCAGGCCTGGATTCTCGCACCGTGGCGATTTGGGACATCAGCGGCGACGGTACGCTGGGTATCTCGATTTCGCCGGAAACCGCGGCCGATGCGTTGGGAAATCTTTCGGATGCTGCCGGACCCAGCACGGCCGTTGTCGTTGACAGTAATGCCCCGGCCCTTCCAGTCACGCCGTGGCACATAGGAATTGTACTGCTCACGGCATTGCTGGTACGGACCTTCCTTTCAAGAGAGCTTGTGAGAAAACCATAG
- a CDS encoding 30S ribosomal protein S1: MSEDTRNTAVIDGTDAELSMEEMEALYDQTMQNFKEGEVVRGRVVGMTDDYVLVDIGYKSEGSIPIDEFPDRSAIEIGQEFDIFIEEPEDDDGLPVLSKIKADKIKNWTHIQKIYEDDGVIEGRIVRRVKGGLKVDIGIDAFMPASQLTWRPTSDLDRYIGQSMDLKIIKLTKRRRNVVVSRRKLLEEQRAGEKSKLLSTIEVGKIIPGEVKNITDFGAFVDVGGIDGLLHVTDMSWGRVKHPSQVVSVGQRIEVMVLSFDPQSERISLGLKQKSENPWKTASSRYIVGGVVRGKVVSMTDYGAFVQLEDGIEGMVHVSEMSWTRRVRHPNEVLTLEEQVDVMVLSVDTQAEKIALGLKQTRPNPWREIESKYPVSSTIKGTVRNLTDYGAFIEIEEGIDALLHVSDISWTKKVSHPNEVLQKDQVIDVKVLSIDPQNEKISVGLKQLEKDPWQEVIDAHPIGSHLQVEIAKLVSFGAFARLENGIEGLIHVSELSKDRVQKPEEVLSVGDKVWAKVISVDSNERKIGLSLREYQKDQDSAAQAEFGSSGSKENVSLGDVVGDALGAVQTTPSEPSQS, translated from the coding sequence ATGTCTGAGGACACACGAAACACGGCCGTCATAGACGGCACAGACGCCGAACTCTCGATGGAGGAGATGGAGGCGCTGTATGACCAGACCATGCAAAACTTCAAGGAAGGCGAGGTGGTGCGTGGCCGCGTCGTCGGGATGACCGACGACTATGTGCTGGTTGATATTGGGTACAAGAGCGAGGGATCGATTCCAATCGACGAATTTCCGGATCGCTCGGCCATTGAGATCGGCCAGGAATTCGATATTTTCATCGAGGAACCGGAGGACGATGACGGTCTGCCGGTGCTTTCGAAGATTAAAGCGGACAAGATCAAGAACTGGACGCACATCCAGAAGATTTACGAGGACGATGGCGTTATCGAAGGGCGCATCGTCCGCCGCGTGAAGGGCGGGTTGAAGGTGGACATCGGCATCGATGCGTTCATGCCGGCGAGCCAGCTCACGTGGCGCCCGACCAGCGACTTGGACCGGTACATCGGCCAGTCGATGGACCTCAAGATCATCAAACTCACGAAACGCCGCCGCAACGTGGTCGTCAGCCGCCGCAAGTTGCTCGAAGAGCAGCGCGCGGGCGAGAAGAGCAAGCTGCTCTCGACGATCGAAGTCGGCAAGATCATCCCCGGCGAAGTGAAGAACATCACCGATTTCGGCGCGTTCGTGGACGTGGGCGGCATCGACGGGCTGTTGCACGTGACGGACATGTCGTGGGGCCGCGTGAAGCACCCGTCGCAGGTGGTGTCGGTCGGCCAGCGCATCGAGGTGATGGTGCTCAGTTTCGATCCGCAGTCGGAACGCATCAGCCTTGGTCTCAAGCAGAAATCCGAGAACCCGTGGAAGACGGCTTCCTCGCGGTACATCGTGGGCGGCGTCGTGCGCGGCAAGGTCGTGAGCATGACGGATTACGGCGCGTTCGTGCAGCTCGAGGACGGCATCGAGGGCATGGTGCACGTCAGCGAAATGAGCTGGACGCGGCGCGTGCGGCACCCGAACGAGGTGTTGACGCTCGAGGAACAGGTCGACGTGATGGTGCTGAGCGTGGATACGCAGGCGGAGAAGATCGCGTTGGGCCTGAAGCAGACGCGTCCGAACCCGTGGCGCGAGATCGAGAGCAAGTACCCGGTCAGTTCGACGATCAAGGGCACCGTGCGCAACCTGACGGATTACGGCGCGTTCATCGAGATTGAAGAGGGCATCGACGCGCTGTTGCACGTGAGCGACATATCCTGGACGAAGAAGGTCTCGCACCCGAACGAGGTGCTGCAGAAGGACCAGGTCATCGACGTGAAGGTGCTGAGCATCGATCCGCAGAACGAGAAGATCAGCGTGGGCCTGAAGCAGCTCGAGAAAGACCCGTGGCAGGAAGTGATCGACGCGCACCCAATCGGCTCCCACTTGCAGGTCGAGATCGCGAAGCTGGTGAGTTTCGGCGCGTTCGCGCGGCTCGAGAACGGCATCGAAGGCCTTATCCACGTGAGCGAGCTTTCGAAGGACCGCGTGCAGAAGCCGGAGGAAGTCCTCTCGGTGGGCGACAAGGTTTGGGCCAAGGTGATCAGCGTGGACTCGAACGAGCGCAAAATCGGCCTGAGCCTGCGCGAATACCAGAAGGACCAGGATTCGGCTGCGCAGGCGGAGTTCGGTTCGAGCGGATCGAAGGAAAATGTCAGCCTCGGCGACGTAGTAGGCGACGCGCTGGGCGCGGTACAAACCACGCCGAGCGAGCCGAGTCAGTCGTAA
- a CDS encoding TerC family protein, whose product MNGLFSIPDHFWVSLTQIIGIDMVLSGDNAVVIALAANSLPPRQQRMAVVWGAGAAVGMRVILATLAVALLSLPYLKLVGAALLLWIGVKLMLPEDDSKDVQSSENLIAAIKTIMLADAVMSLDNVVAVAAAAKGSVLLLALGLGISIPIVIFGSTILLKLMERFPVVITLGAALLGYVAGEMAVSDPAISQWIESHLPSLHRIVAVAGALAVVVAGRFLARRKAAEEPLPDEV is encoded by the coding sequence ATGAATGGCCTTTTCAGCATCCCCGATCACTTCTGGGTCTCGTTAACGCAAATCATCGGTATTGACATGGTGTTGTCCGGCGACAACGCCGTGGTGATTGCGCTTGCGGCGAATTCGTTGCCGCCGCGGCAGCAGCGCATGGCCGTGGTTTGGGGAGCGGGCGCGGCGGTGGGCATGCGCGTCATCTTGGCGACGCTCGCGGTGGCGCTTTTGTCGCTGCCGTATCTCAAGCTGGTTGGGGCCGCGTTGTTGCTCTGGATTGGCGTAAAGCTAATGCTACCCGAAGACGACAGCAAGGACGTTCAATCGAGCGAGAACCTGATTGCCGCCATCAAAACCATCATGCTGGCCGATGCGGTGATGTCGCTGGACAACGTCGTCGCCGTAGCCGCGGCGGCGAAGGGAAGCGTCTTGTTGCTTGCGCTCGGTCTTGGCATCAGCATTCCGATTGTCATTTTCGGCAGCACGATATTGCTGAAGCTGATGGAGCGGTTCCCCGTCGTGATCACGCTGGGCGCCGCGCTGCTGGGGTACGTAGCCGGGGAAATGGCCGTGAGCGACCCCGCCATCAGCCAGTGGATAGAAAGTCACCTGCCTAGTTTGCACCGGATTGTCGCTGTCGCCGGGGCGCTCGCGGTGGTCGTTGCGGGCAGGTTCCTGGCGCGGCGAAAAGCCGCCGAAGAACCCCTGCCGGACGAGGTGTAA
- a CDS encoding Re/Si-specific NAD(P)(+) transhydrogenase subunit alpha, producing MQIFVPKEYDAAELRAPITPDTAAKLVKLGAYVTVESGMGRSALHEDAAYEAAGATVAADRAAGLAAADMVLRIRKPPLDEVSLLKRGCIHISFLDPFNERPLVEALAAAGVSAISMEMIPRTTKAQKMDALSSQASLAGYVAVLIAADRLPRILPMMMTPAGTISPSRVFVIGAGVAGLQAIATAKRLGARVDAFDTRPVVEEQVKSLGAKFVKVDLGETGQTKDGYAKELTPEQQAKQREAMAAVCAQSDIVITTAQLFGRRAPVIITKEMIARMKPGSVIVDLAVETGGNVEGSVAGEEATQNGVRIVGLANLPARVSVHASQMYSSNLGGFIEDFWDKESKSFVLKRDDEIVRGCLVTHGGAVVNETIQSAYAKQTGGAA from the coding sequence ATGCAGATATTCGTGCCGAAGGAATACGACGCGGCCGAACTGCGCGCGCCTATTACTCCCGACACCGCTGCGAAGCTCGTGAAGTTGGGCGCATACGTCACGGTCGAGTCCGGCATGGGCCGTTCCGCGCTGCACGAGGACGCCGCATACGAGGCCGCAGGCGCAACCGTAGCCGCCGATCGCGCAGCAGGCCTTGCCGCCGCCGACATGGTGTTGCGCATTCGTAAGCCGCCGCTGGACGAAGTTTCCCTGCTGAAACGCGGCTGCATCCACATCAGCTTTCTCGATCCGTTCAACGAGCGCCCCCTTGTCGAAGCGCTCGCCGCCGCCGGTGTCAGCGCAATCAGCATGGAAATGATCCCCCGCACGACAAAGGCACAGAAGATGGACGCGCTCAGTTCGCAGGCGAGCCTCGCGGGATACGTTGCCGTGCTCATCGCCGCGGATCGTCTCCCGCGAATTCTTCCCATGATGATGACCCCCGCCGGGACGATATCGCCGTCGCGCGTGTTTGTGATCGGGGCGGGAGTCGCCGGTCTGCAAGCCATCGCCACGGCGAAACGCCTCGGCGCGCGCGTCGACGCGTTCGATACTCGCCCCGTTGTCGAAGAGCAGGTAAAGTCGCTCGGCGCGAAGTTCGTCAAAGTCGATCTCGGCGAGACCGGGCAGACGAAGGACGGATACGCGAAGGAACTCACGCCGGAGCAGCAGGCGAAGCAGCGCGAAGCGATGGCTGCCGTCTGTGCGCAGTCCGATATCGTCATCACGACCGCGCAACTGTTCGGCCGCCGGGCCCCCGTCATCATTACGAAAGAGATGATCGCGCGCATGAAACCCGGCAGCGTCATTGTCGATCTCGCTGTCGAGACGGGCGGTAACGTCGAAGGTTCGGTCGCCGGCGAGGAGGCTACGCAGAACGGCGTGAGGATCGTCGGCCTTGCGAATCTCCCCGCGCGCGTATCCGTGCACGCCAGCCAGATGTATTCCTCGAACCTCGGCGGATTTATCGAAGATTTCTGGGACAAAGAATCGAAGTCGTTCGTATTGAAGCGCGACGACGAAATTGTCCGCGGGTGTTTGGTCACGCACGGCGGCGCAGTCGTCAACGAAACGATTCAATCGGCCTACGCGAAGCAGACGGGCGGTGCCGCATGA
- a CDS encoding Gfo/Idh/MocA family oxidoreductase, producing the protein MMRTMSRRLWLKTAAVLAGAAAAPRAATANGRVVMGIMGIKDRGWDLTLEFGRRDDVEIRYLADPDSRLFEERARKVEQLKGKRPQCVQDFRRMLDDKEVDAIAIATPDHWHALGTILACQAGKDVYVEKPASHNIWEGRKMVEAARKYDRVVQVGTQNRSAEYVMKALEYVRSDQFGPVHFVRVVNSKLREPMKVEQDSETPPGVDYDMWLGPAPLRKFNLNHFHYQWHWFWNYGGGDLANDGVHQIDLARWAINRTLPKAVTSTGAIYSLNDTRETPDTQTVTWEFDGVTVALEQVLWTPYMRKTPLELRDTGAAPNWPFNGTRVEIYGEKRFMYLGRMGDGWAVYDEEGKQLFDERGTYRATGTAHAANFIDCVKSRERPNADIEDGHFSTLLAHYGNAAYRTGRRLHIDARTEGFLNDNEANGLYRRNYREPWNLPVRL; encoded by the coding sequence ATGATGCGAACGATGTCGCGGCGATTGTGGTTGAAGACGGCGGCGGTGTTGGCCGGCGCAGCGGCGGCGCCGCGCGCGGCGACTGCGAACGGCCGCGTCGTCATGGGGATCATGGGCATCAAGGATCGCGGCTGGGACCTCACGCTCGAATTCGGCCGGCGCGACGACGTCGAGATCCGGTATCTCGCAGACCCGGATTCGCGGCTGTTCGAGGAGCGCGCGCGGAAGGTCGAACAACTTAAGGGCAAGCGGCCGCAATGCGTGCAGGATTTTCGCCGCATGCTCGACGACAAGGAAGTCGACGCCATTGCGATCGCCACGCCGGACCATTGGCACGCGCTGGGGACAATCCTCGCGTGCCAGGCGGGCAAGGACGTGTACGTCGAGAAGCCCGCGTCGCACAACATCTGGGAAGGCCGCAAGATGGTCGAGGCGGCGCGCAAATACGACCGCGTGGTGCAGGTGGGCACGCAGAACCGCAGCGCGGAGTATGTCATGAAGGCGCTGGAGTATGTGCGGTCGGACCAGTTCGGGCCGGTGCATTTCGTGCGCGTGGTGAACAGTAAATTGCGCGAGCCAATGAAGGTCGAACAGGATTCGGAGACGCCGCCGGGCGTGGATTACGACATGTGGCTGGGTCCCGCGCCGCTGCGCAAGTTCAATCTAAACCATTTTCATTACCAGTGGCACTGGTTCTGGAACTACGGCGGCGGGGACCTCGCGAATGACGGCGTGCACCAGATCGATTTGGCGCGGTGGGCGATCAATCGCACGTTGCCGAAGGCAGTGACATCAACCGGCGCGATCTATTCGCTGAACGATACCCGCGAAACGCCGGACACGCAAACGGTGACCTGGGAGTTCGACGGCGTCACCGTCGCGCTCGAACAGGTGTTGTGGACGCCGTACATGCGCAAGACGCCGCTCGAATTGCGCGATACCGGCGCCGCGCCAAACTGGCCGTTCAACGGCACGCGCGTCGAGATTTACGGCGAGAAACGGTTCATGTACCTCGGGCGCATGGGCGACGGGTGGGCGGTGTACGATGAGGAGGGAAAACAACTGTTCGACGAACGCGGCACGTACCGCGCGACGGGGACCGCGCACGCCGCGAATTTCATCGACTGCGTAAAATCCCGCGAACGCCCCAACGCCGACATCGAAGACGGCCATTTCTCGACGCTGCTAGCCCACTACGGCAACGCGGCGTACCGCACGGGGCGCAGGCTCCACATCGACGCGCGCACGGAAGGCTTCCTCAACGACAACGAGGCCAATGGGTTATACCGGCGGAATTACCGGGAACCGTGGAATTTGCCTGTGCGACTGTAG